The Phoenix dactylifera cultivar Barhee BC4 unplaced genomic scaffold, palm_55x_up_171113_PBpolish2nd_filt_p 001938F, whole genome shotgun sequence genome includes a region encoding these proteins:
- the LOC103710369 gene encoding uncharacterized protein LOC103710369 isoform X3 → MISRGKAYVFSTSIFVEGCPTSTIWGPYCNQTVNMISCSQSLTNKQSRNLLDLTMYKSGSLNHMVRTGDHRKAGYHLVSKRYAIEGKQVVSNASMLTTTENLITCSNSIESSCLGLGELKFYFLDILGVASQFKITSTDFRLNQTSSMDNPANFSGMLLMCYVRFNAMPLRTLHDHSADISRAPLIVKSPKIGRWFIAIEAVNQTEVNGVIQERYSDIRLCFSFQWQVYECLGGKAGVNCTWETYVLQRVPKRSSSSPLESYYLPIMEYGSTANSDFSLEHLLSNSSVEQSGWTYFFLDIPHGAAGANMHVQLTSDSKINYEIYSRFGGLPSIDSWDYYANSTASSNGSAFLALNDLSGKRIEFYIVYAREGTWCVGLKHPLDNHFKHQTTMSISLDGCPSHCNYNGACHSSIDQSGLTFYSYCACDRDHGGFDCSNELVTPKGHMWQSIFLVASNAAAILPAFWALRQKAYAEWILFSSSGISSGLYHACDVGTWCVLSFHVLQFLDFWLSFMAVVSTFIYMAAIDEASKRAIHTIVSILTALLALMGATRSANIVIVIAIGILGLLFGWFLEFSTAHRSIYCPPRFNLNMPERWQNIKSWFWNLMRTLQKRFRWRFILLGFMALALAATSWKMETNESYWIWHSLWHITIYTSSFFFLCSTCANRSNEQQEPEYQLTRQDSSSRAEIRE, encoded by the exons ATg ATTAGTCGAGGCAAGGCATACGTGTTCAGCACCAGCATATTTGTAGAAGGATGTCCCACCTCAACAATTTGGGGTCCTTACTGTAATCAGACAGTCAATATGATTTCTTGTTCTCAATCTTTAACAAACAAGCAATCAAGGAATCTTTTAGATTTAACAATGTACAAAAGTGGCAGTTTGAACCATATGGTGAGAACTGGAGACCATAGGAAAGCTGGTTATCATTTGGTGTCCAAACGCTATGCTATTGAAGGGAAGCAAGTGGTGTCCAATGCCAGTATGCTTACAACAACAGAAAATTTGATCACATGCAGCAATTCTATTGAGTCATCGTGCCTTGGACTGGGAGAGTTAAAATTCTACTTCTTGGATATATTGGGTGTAGCATCCCAATTTAAAATTACAAGTACCGATTTCAGACTAAATCAAACATCTTCCATGGATAACCCAGCAAACTTTAGTGGAATGCTTCTAATGTGCTATGTTCGCTTTAATGCAATGCCGCTTAGGACTTTACATGATCATTCTGCTGATATAAGTAGGGCTCCTTTAATTGTAAAGTCGCCAAAAATTGGACGCTGGTTCATTGCCATTGAGGCTGTTAACCAGACAGAAGTGAATGGAGTGATACAAGAAAGATACTCAGATATCCGTCTGTGTTTCTCGTTTCAGTGGCAAGTGTATGAATGCCTCGGTGGAAAGGCTGGAGTCAACTGTACATGGGAGACATATGTCCTTCAG AGAGTTCCCAAAAGAAGTTCAAGTTCTCCTCTTGAATCATATTATCTTCCTATTATGGAATATGGGTCCACGGCGAACAGTGATTTCTCCTTGGAACACCTTTTAAGCAACTCTTCTGTTGAGCAATCTGGATGGACTTACTTCTTCCTGGACATTCCCCATGGTGCGGCAGGGGCTAATATGCATGTTCAGTTAACATcagattcaaaaatcaattatgAAATATACTCCAGATTTGGTGGCTTACCATCTATTGATAGCTGGGACTATTATGCGAACAGCACAGCTAGTAGCAATGGTTCCGCATTTTTGGCATTGAATGATTTGAGTGGTAAAAGAATTGAATTTTATATTGTATATGCCAGGGAAGGAACCTGGTGTGTTGGACTGAAGCATCCTCTTGACAATCATTTCAAACATCAGACTACCATGTCCATTTCCCTTGATGGATGCCCTAGTCACTGTAATTATAATGGAGCATGTCACAGTTCAATAGATCAAAGTGGATTGACATTTTACAG CTATTGCGCCTGTGATCGTGACCATGGAGGCTTTGATTGCAGCAATGAACTTGTTACACCGAAAG GTCACATGTGGCAGTCAATCTTTCTAGTTGCTTCGAATGCAGCAGCTATCTTACCCGCATTTTGGGCCCTCCGACAGAAG GCATATGCTGAATGGATCCTCTTCTCTTCAAGTGGAATTTCAAGTGGTTTATATCATGCATGTGATGTAGGCACTTGGTGTGTCCTGTCCTTCCATGTACTACAG TTTCTAGACTTTTGGCTTTCTTTTATGGCTGTGGTGAGCACTTTTATATATATGGCTGCAATTGATGAGGCTTCAAAAAGGGCGATCCACACAATTGTATCTATTCTCACTGCTCTGTTGGCTTTGATGGGTGCAACCAG GTCAGCAAATATTGTCATTGTTATAGCAATAGGCATTCTTGGTCTTCTTTTTGGATggtttttagagttttccacgGCACACAGATCCATATACTGTCCACCAAGATTCAACTTAAATATGCCTGAAAG ATGGCAAAATATTAAAAGTTGGTTCTGGAATCTTATGAGAACACTGCAGAAAAGATTTCGTTGGCGATTTATATTGTTGGGTTTTATGGCATTAGCTTTGGCAGCAACAAGCTGGAAAATGGAAACCAACGAAAGCTACTGGATATGGCACAG CTTATGGCATATTACCATATACacatcttccttcttcttcttgtgctcAACTTGCGCAAATAGAAGCAATGAGCAGCAAGAGCCTGAATATCAGCTAACACGGCAGGACTCATCATCAAGAGCAGAGATAAGAGAGtaa
- the LOC103710369 gene encoding uncharacterized protein LOC103710369 isoform X2, whose amino-acid sequence MFQRGQSSYSRYIRNLLERFMYVSNFILNGSFGGAQNLSNVDQCIPFQENLTVILTNEQISPGIWYIGFFNGLGPARTQSKMISRGKAYVFSTSIFVEGCPTSTIWGPYCNQTVNMISCSQSLTNKQSRNLLDLTMYKSGSLNHMVRTGDHRKAGYHLVSKRYAIEGKQVVSNASMLTTTENLITCSNSIESSCLGLGELKFYFLDILGVASQFKITSTDFRLNQTSSMDNPANFSGMLLMCYVRFNAMPLRTLHDHSADISRAPLIVKSPKIGRWFIAIEAVNQTEVNGVIQERYSDIRLCFSFQWQVYECLGGKAGVNCTWETYVLQRVPKRSSSSPLESYYLPIMEYGSTANSDFSLEHLLSNSSVEQSGWTYFFLDIPHGAAGANMHVQLTSDSKINYEIYSRFGGLPSIDSWDYYANSTASSNGSAFLALNDLSGKRIEFYIVYAREGTWCVGLKHPLDNHFKHQTTMSISLDGCPSHCNYNGACHSSIDQSGLTFYSYCACDRDHGGFDCSNELVTPKGHMWQSIFLVASNAAAILPAFWALRQKAYAEWILFSSSGISSGLYHACDVGTWCVLSFHVLQFLDFWLSFMAVVSTFIYMAAIDEASKRAIHTIVSILTALLALMGATRSANIVIVIAIGILGLLFGWFLEFSTAHRSIYCPPRFNLNMPERWQNIKSWFWNLMRTLQKRFRWRFILLGFMALALAATSWKMETNESYWIWHSLWHITIYTSSFFFLCSTCANRSNEQQEPEYQLTRQDSSSRAEIRE is encoded by the exons ATGTTTCAAAGAGGGCAGTCCTCCTATTCCAGATATATCAGAAACTTACTTGAAAGATTCATGTATG TTTCAAATTTTATCTTGAATGGATCTTTTGGGGGTGCCCAGAATCTCTCCAATGTGGATCAATGCATTCCATTCCAGGAAAATCTTACAGTGATATTGACAAATGAACAG ATATCTCCAGGGATATGGTACATTGGATTCTTCAATGGCCTTGGACCTGCTCGTACGCAATCAAAAATg ATTAGTCGAGGCAAGGCATACGTGTTCAGCACCAGCATATTTGTAGAAGGATGTCCCACCTCAACAATTTGGGGTCCTTACTGTAATCAGACAGTCAATATGATTTCTTGTTCTCAATCTTTAACAAACAAGCAATCAAGGAATCTTTTAGATTTAACAATGTACAAAAGTGGCAGTTTGAACCATATGGTGAGAACTGGAGACCATAGGAAAGCTGGTTATCATTTGGTGTCCAAACGCTATGCTATTGAAGGGAAGCAAGTGGTGTCCAATGCCAGTATGCTTACAACAACAGAAAATTTGATCACATGCAGCAATTCTATTGAGTCATCGTGCCTTGGACTGGGAGAGTTAAAATTCTACTTCTTGGATATATTGGGTGTAGCATCCCAATTTAAAATTACAAGTACCGATTTCAGACTAAATCAAACATCTTCCATGGATAACCCAGCAAACTTTAGTGGAATGCTTCTAATGTGCTATGTTCGCTTTAATGCAATGCCGCTTAGGACTTTACATGATCATTCTGCTGATATAAGTAGGGCTCCTTTAATTGTAAAGTCGCCAAAAATTGGACGCTGGTTCATTGCCATTGAGGCTGTTAACCAGACAGAAGTGAATGGAGTGATACAAGAAAGATACTCAGATATCCGTCTGTGTTTCTCGTTTCAGTGGCAAGTGTATGAATGCCTCGGTGGAAAGGCTGGAGTCAACTGTACATGGGAGACATATGTCCTTCAG AGAGTTCCCAAAAGAAGTTCAAGTTCTCCTCTTGAATCATATTATCTTCCTATTATGGAATATGGGTCCACGGCGAACAGTGATTTCTCCTTGGAACACCTTTTAAGCAACTCTTCTGTTGAGCAATCTGGATGGACTTACTTCTTCCTGGACATTCCCCATGGTGCGGCAGGGGCTAATATGCATGTTCAGTTAACATcagattcaaaaatcaattatgAAATATACTCCAGATTTGGTGGCTTACCATCTATTGATAGCTGGGACTATTATGCGAACAGCACAGCTAGTAGCAATGGTTCCGCATTTTTGGCATTGAATGATTTGAGTGGTAAAAGAATTGAATTTTATATTGTATATGCCAGGGAAGGAACCTGGTGTGTTGGACTGAAGCATCCTCTTGACAATCATTTCAAACATCAGACTACCATGTCCATTTCCCTTGATGGATGCCCTAGTCACTGTAATTATAATGGAGCATGTCACAGTTCAATAGATCAAAGTGGATTGACATTTTACAG CTATTGCGCCTGTGATCGTGACCATGGAGGCTTTGATTGCAGCAATGAACTTGTTACACCGAAAG GTCACATGTGGCAGTCAATCTTTCTAGTTGCTTCGAATGCAGCAGCTATCTTACCCGCATTTTGGGCCCTCCGACAGAAG GCATATGCTGAATGGATCCTCTTCTCTTCAAGTGGAATTTCAAGTGGTTTATATCATGCATGTGATGTAGGCACTTGGTGTGTCCTGTCCTTCCATGTACTACAG TTTCTAGACTTTTGGCTTTCTTTTATGGCTGTGGTGAGCACTTTTATATATATGGCTGCAATTGATGAGGCTTCAAAAAGGGCGATCCACACAATTGTATCTATTCTCACTGCTCTGTTGGCTTTGATGGGTGCAACCAG GTCAGCAAATATTGTCATTGTTATAGCAATAGGCATTCTTGGTCTTCTTTTTGGATggtttttagagttttccacgGCACACAGATCCATATACTGTCCACCAAGATTCAACTTAAATATGCCTGAAAG ATGGCAAAATATTAAAAGTTGGTTCTGGAATCTTATGAGAACACTGCAGAAAAGATTTCGTTGGCGATTTATATTGTTGGGTTTTATGGCATTAGCTTTGGCAGCAACAAGCTGGAAAATGGAAACCAACGAAAGCTACTGGATATGGCACAG CTTATGGCATATTACCATATACacatcttccttcttcttcttgtgctcAACTTGCGCAAATAGAAGCAATGAGCAGCAAGAGCCTGAATATCAGCTAACACGGCAGGACTCATCATCAAGAGCAGAGATAAGAGAGtaa
- the LOC103710369 gene encoding uncharacterized protein LOC103710369 isoform X1: MAASDLRLLVLFCLWALMAGSAACQGPPGLSYVVSSYARGETRLRPYDWTYLRVELPPWFSSMAMTFLSDADIDMEQMERLPKSTLPVICFKEGSPPIPDISETYLKDSFSNFILNGSFGGAQNLSNVDQCIPFQENLTVILTNEQISPGIWYIGFFNGLGPARTQSKMISRGKAYVFSTSIFVEGCPTSTIWGPYCNQTVNMISCSQSLTNKQSRNLLDLTMYKSGSLNHMVRTGDHRKAGYHLVSKRYAIEGKQVVSNASMLTTTENLITCSNSIESSCLGLGELKFYFLDILGVASQFKITSTDFRLNQTSSMDNPANFSGMLLMCYVRFNAMPLRTLHDHSADISRAPLIVKSPKIGRWFIAIEAVNQTEVNGVIQERYSDIRLCFSFQWQVYECLGGKAGVNCTWETYVLQRVPKRSSSSPLESYYLPIMEYGSTANSDFSLEHLLSNSSVEQSGWTYFFLDIPHGAAGANMHVQLTSDSKINYEIYSRFGGLPSIDSWDYYANSTASSNGSAFLALNDLSGKRIEFYIVYAREGTWCVGLKHPLDNHFKHQTTMSISLDGCPSHCNYNGACHSSIDQSGLTFYSYCACDRDHGGFDCSNELVTPKGHMWQSIFLVASNAAAILPAFWALRQKAYAEWILFSSSGISSGLYHACDVGTWCVLSFHVLQFLDFWLSFMAVVSTFIYMAAIDEASKRAIHTIVSILTALLALMGATRSANIVIVIAIGILGLLFGWFLEFSTAHRSIYCPPRFNLNMPERWQNIKSWFWNLMRTLQKRFRWRFILLGFMALALAATSWKMETNESYWIWHSLWHITIYTSSFFFLCSTCANRSNEQQEPEYQLTRQDSSSRAEIRE, encoded by the exons GATATGGAACAAATGGAACGACTTCCAAAGAGCACACTTCCTGTGATATGTTTCAAAGAGGGCAGTCCTCCTATTCCAGATATATCAGAAACTTACTTGAAAGATTCAT TTTCAAATTTTATCTTGAATGGATCTTTTGGGGGTGCCCAGAATCTCTCCAATGTGGATCAATGCATTCCATTCCAGGAAAATCTTACAGTGATATTGACAAATGAACAG ATATCTCCAGGGATATGGTACATTGGATTCTTCAATGGCCTTGGACCTGCTCGTACGCAATCAAAAATg ATTAGTCGAGGCAAGGCATACGTGTTCAGCACCAGCATATTTGTAGAAGGATGTCCCACCTCAACAATTTGGGGTCCTTACTGTAATCAGACAGTCAATATGATTTCTTGTTCTCAATCTTTAACAAACAAGCAATCAAGGAATCTTTTAGATTTAACAATGTACAAAAGTGGCAGTTTGAACCATATGGTGAGAACTGGAGACCATAGGAAAGCTGGTTATCATTTGGTGTCCAAACGCTATGCTATTGAAGGGAAGCAAGTGGTGTCCAATGCCAGTATGCTTACAACAACAGAAAATTTGATCACATGCAGCAATTCTATTGAGTCATCGTGCCTTGGACTGGGAGAGTTAAAATTCTACTTCTTGGATATATTGGGTGTAGCATCCCAATTTAAAATTACAAGTACCGATTTCAGACTAAATCAAACATCTTCCATGGATAACCCAGCAAACTTTAGTGGAATGCTTCTAATGTGCTATGTTCGCTTTAATGCAATGCCGCTTAGGACTTTACATGATCATTCTGCTGATATAAGTAGGGCTCCTTTAATTGTAAAGTCGCCAAAAATTGGACGCTGGTTCATTGCCATTGAGGCTGTTAACCAGACAGAAGTGAATGGAGTGATACAAGAAAGATACTCAGATATCCGTCTGTGTTTCTCGTTTCAGTGGCAAGTGTATGAATGCCTCGGTGGAAAGGCTGGAGTCAACTGTACATGGGAGACATATGTCCTTCAG AGAGTTCCCAAAAGAAGTTCAAGTTCTCCTCTTGAATCATATTATCTTCCTATTATGGAATATGGGTCCACGGCGAACAGTGATTTCTCCTTGGAACACCTTTTAAGCAACTCTTCTGTTGAGCAATCTGGATGGACTTACTTCTTCCTGGACATTCCCCATGGTGCGGCAGGGGCTAATATGCATGTTCAGTTAACATcagattcaaaaatcaattatgAAATATACTCCAGATTTGGTGGCTTACCATCTATTGATAGCTGGGACTATTATGCGAACAGCACAGCTAGTAGCAATGGTTCCGCATTTTTGGCATTGAATGATTTGAGTGGTAAAAGAATTGAATTTTATATTGTATATGCCAGGGAAGGAACCTGGTGTGTTGGACTGAAGCATCCTCTTGACAATCATTTCAAACATCAGACTACCATGTCCATTTCCCTTGATGGATGCCCTAGTCACTGTAATTATAATGGAGCATGTCACAGTTCAATAGATCAAAGTGGATTGACATTTTACAG CTATTGCGCCTGTGATCGTGACCATGGAGGCTTTGATTGCAGCAATGAACTTGTTACACCGAAAG GTCACATGTGGCAGTCAATCTTTCTAGTTGCTTCGAATGCAGCAGCTATCTTACCCGCATTTTGGGCCCTCCGACAGAAG GCATATGCTGAATGGATCCTCTTCTCTTCAAGTGGAATTTCAAGTGGTTTATATCATGCATGTGATGTAGGCACTTGGTGTGTCCTGTCCTTCCATGTACTACAG TTTCTAGACTTTTGGCTTTCTTTTATGGCTGTGGTGAGCACTTTTATATATATGGCTGCAATTGATGAGGCTTCAAAAAGGGCGATCCACACAATTGTATCTATTCTCACTGCTCTGTTGGCTTTGATGGGTGCAACCAG GTCAGCAAATATTGTCATTGTTATAGCAATAGGCATTCTTGGTCTTCTTTTTGGATggtttttagagttttccacgGCACACAGATCCATATACTGTCCACCAAGATTCAACTTAAATATGCCTGAAAG ATGGCAAAATATTAAAAGTTGGTTCTGGAATCTTATGAGAACACTGCAGAAAAGATTTCGTTGGCGATTTATATTGTTGGGTTTTATGGCATTAGCTTTGGCAGCAACAAGCTGGAAAATGGAAACCAACGAAAGCTACTGGATATGGCACAG CTTATGGCATATTACCATATACacatcttccttcttcttcttgtgctcAACTTGCGCAAATAGAAGCAATGAGCAGCAAGAGCCTGAATATCAGCTAACACGGCAGGACTCATCATCAAGAGCAGAGATAAGAGAGtaa